The proteins below come from a single Drosophila teissieri strain GT53w chromosome 3L, Prin_Dtei_1.1, whole genome shotgun sequence genomic window:
- the LOC122616283 gene encoding toll-like receptor 6, whose amino-acid sequence MSPKSILDVIVLLCLLLGNLKDISSEFSIQDGLIIEPDSATTSSKEAEEFSKERTDLKSLMLKYESDDGNSCLLDMIKDEVIWWLFPNGTLKENNNKQYGHKMHLDLSHGNINEDSDLLREAKLGRKFIIWRTEVFSAAFNTLTAAPFRTLYSMKDSLKLLSLRGNNFAELIPDAEAFARFVNESRLEASNNVPHHCELLLQHNTTDLYDRECYLYFNNNTNTAHSISTSTNYTNYIKVLKDRFDQHESSSQSIAWATFPKMPRLVELDISNCSIEYVSKEAFQNVSNLRRIFMSDNKIMTLSHDTFYYVQGVQYLDLSFTNFLTYSYQLQLPTLEMALSLIYGLKIQQNVFKYLPELIYLDLSHSKMTRNSAVAFAHLGDKLKFLSLCYTAIPMVSSTIFKNTVLEGLDLSGNPYLSYNIIDDAFNGIASTLKYLYFERSNIKDLEWSKSLKKLQVLGLAGNNINALTPAMFQSLESLEILDLSSNHVGNWYRSAFHNNSALRVLNLRSNTINMLSNEMLKDFERLDYLSLGDNDFICDCHLRAVVEVAASNNKDADCSYKLLNYSQNAVGEEVISLAESLIIDRKLWQSRYIPWLQRSYSNIRDFNRANHIIRLRFSSEDYTVAKCSVAQPYHLENPDGDLTLKFQLLDYEASQYYCFNNTDQLQVDELNCQIRSMSDLTEELHRVTNTVIAVVGSIVGACVLGFIIYLKRWHIHYYYSSLKSAALLSSASKESVDNFTHISQRDPSAVYDIFISYCQNDRSWVLNELLPNVEETGDVSICLHERDFEIGVTILDNIVSCMDRSYSLMLIISSKFLLSHWCQFEMYLAQHRIFEVSKEHLILVFLEDIPRRKRPKTLQYLMDVKTYIKWPTAKEERKLFWKRLRRSLDVIGISSREINV is encoded by the exons ATGTCTCCAAAAAGTATTTTGGATGTGATCGTATTATTATGCCTGCTCCTCGGAAACCTAAAGGATATATCTTCCGAGTTTTCGATCCAGGACGGGTTGATAATAGAACCAGACTCAGCCACAACATCAAGTAAAGAGGCCGAAGAGTTCAGCAAGGAGAGAACTGACCTCAAGTCTCTCATGTTGAAATACGAATCGGATGACGGAAACAGTTGTCTCTTGGACATGATCAAGGACGAGGTGATATGGTGGCTTTTTCCCAACGGAACCCTCAaggagaacaacaacaaacaatacg GGCACAAAATGCATTTGGATCTATCCCACGGCAACATAAATGAGGACTCTGACTTGTTGCGTGAGGCGAAACTAGGGAGGAAGTTCATCATTTGGAGGACAGAAGTCTTTTCGGCCGCCTTTAATACGTTGACTGCAGCTCCGTTCAGGACCCTCTACTCCATGAAGGATTCCCTAAAGCTTTTATCGCTGCGAGGGAACAATTTCGCTGAACTGATTCCAGATGCCGAAG CCTTTGCTCGATTTGTAAACGAGTCCCGCTTGGAGGCTAGTAACAATGTACCACACCATTGCGAACTACTACTACAACACAATACCACCGATCTATATGATCGGGAGTGCTATCTTTACTTTAACAACAACACGAACACGGCACACTCAATCTCTACCAGTACAAACTATACGAACTATATTAAGGTCTTGAAAGATCGGTTCGATCAGCACGAAAGTTCAT CTCAATCTATAGCCTGGGCCACTTTCCCTAAGATGCCCCGACTTGTGGAGCTGGACatcagcaactgcagcatcGAGTACGTGAGCAAGGAGGCGTTCCAGAACGTCAGCAATCTGCGCCGGATCTTCATGTCGGACAACAAGATTATGACGTTAAGCCACGACACTTTCTACTACGTCCAGGGAGTGCAGTATCTGGACCTGTCATTCACCAACTTCCTGACCTACAGCTACCAACTGCAGTTGCCCACTCTGGAAATGGCCTTAAGCCTGATATACGGCCTAAAGATCCAGCAGAATGtgttcaaatatttgccggAACTGATTTATCTAGACCTCTCCCACTCGAAGATGACCAGGAATAGTGCGGTGGCTTTTGCTCATCTGGGGGATAAGTTGAAGTTCCTCAGTCTGTGCTACACCGCCATTCCCATGGTGAGCAGTACCATCTTCAAGAATACGGTTCTGGAGGGTCTCGACTTGTCCGGGAATCCCTACCTATCCTACAACATCATCGACGATGCCTTCAATGGCATTGCTAGCACACTAAAGTATTTGTACTTCGAGCGATCAAATATTAAGGATTTGGAGTGGTCCAAGTCGTTGAAGAAGCTACAGGTGTTGGGTCTCGCGGGCAACAACATAAACGCTCTCACTCCGGCCATGTTTCAGTCTCTGGAGTCCTTGGAGATACTCGACTTGAGCTCAAACCATGTGGGCAACTGGTACCGCAGTGCCTTCCACAACAACTCCGCCCTGAGGGTTTTGAACCTGAGGAGCAACACAATCAATATGCTGTCCAACGAGATGCTGAAGGACTTTGAGCGATTGGATTACCTTAGCCTGGGGGACAACGACTTCATTTGTGACTGCCATTTGAGAGCTGTGGTAGAGGTGGCGGCTAGCAATAATAAAGACGCAGATTGCTCCTATAAGCTACTAAACTATAGTCAGAATGCTGTAGGTGAGGAGGTAATATCTCTGGCGGAATCGCTGATAATAGATCGCAAGCTTTGGCAGAGTCGCTATATTCCCTGGCTGCAGAGGAGTTACTCCAACATTAGGGATTTCAATCGAGCGAATCATATAATCAGGCTGCGCTTCTCCTCCGAGGATTACACGGTGGCCAAGTGCTCCGTGGCCCAGCCCTATCACTTAGAGAACCCTGACGGAGATCTTACCCTGAAATTTCAGTTGCTAGACTACGAGGCCAGTCAGTACTACTGCTTCAACAACAccgatcagctccaggtggATGAGCTCAACTGCCAGATCAGGTCGATGAGTGACCTCACCGAGGAGTTGCACCGCGTTACAAACACAGTGATCGCGGTCGTGGGCAGTATAGTTGGCGCTTGCGTCCTGGGATTTATAATTTATCTGAAGCGATGGCACATCCACTACTATTACTCTTCCCTCAAGTCCGCTGCCCTGTTGTCCAGCGCCTCAAAGGAGTCGGTGGATAACTTCACACACATATCCCAGAGAGATCCCAGTGCCGTCTACGATATCTTCATCAGTTACTGCCAAAATGATCGTTCCTGGGTGCTCAATGAACTGCTGCCGAACGTGGAGGAAACAGGGGATGTGTCCATTTGTCTGCATGAAAGAGATTTTGAG ATCGGAGTAACCATCCTGGATAACATCGTCTCCTGCATGGACCGCTCTTATTCCCTAATGCTGATCATATCCTCCAAGTTCTTGTTAAGTCATTGGTGTCaatttgaaatgtatttgGCGCAGCATCG CATCTTCGAGGTCAGCAAGGAGCACTTGATCCTGGTTTTCCTAGAGGATATTCCACGAAGAAAGCGACCCAAGACTTTGCAATACCTAATGGATGTGAAAACGTATATAAAGTGGCCGACGGCTAAGGAGGAGCGGAAGCTGTTTTGGAAACGTTTGAGGAGGTCCCTGGACGTCATAGGGATCAGTTCCAGAGagataaatgtttaa
- the LOC122617615 gene encoding protein inturned, whose protein sequence is MRKSPGSLASEAFSSSNSSLSNSYSDGSDLANWEEYVTTDGSLFYMEYVRNEKNGVSAERRVEFMRRSLRLGKKSSRRQPHSNNQSHNQNQSHGHSQLDTQTEPQEFRFSQFKTAAPDPKKLDLVITAADRFRFGRRSTAVESILGFRVLPFPDQPECLMVDGFVHDLSALPHGIKRGDWFRSLNGIELYASNVDELLQQFVEPTQVCLGFQSCGAASAVSPTDPGYNPNTQEEQVCKVENFTMFTEKFEQMLITEGNFGSSGSSVDIKMPFAMLLLPPECYQHEQQQDSLYYFPENPDNFLFKARGSFLTLHAVLSELHTQPLSSRLLVDQVQYHVNYRRLNGFLVLFAYAGGLCSAAECSLRSDELIGYIRFSLPGLVLESFNQEGEPGISSKLRLFLRHFCEIQRIRLVAGCQGHIRFEELLGQSRSLPLPKEAQLRIFDALSEMEAMDYRNWNDEPLTTHREFFIYGSALYYDGFLVASLLPPEVRVSVEGFLRCRGIFELLGAAPGIKVREMYVWEEIVLPSATGRYFLTICTKNHLSLAVILKIFDAPDMAPDAVVGPSLFYIEEIQETLDHLVQCGIESLAMFWSVSNKRPEVLDASASETRDQEKEPNNRLESFLKQKLTVLSPSVEEEAQLCSSLGGSSIHSLTPSEDESCRRRLTPIHGAADDSDSGSDWENFAVQHPLHYGLNLGAESHNQTQMTESMWKEINNVVPVKISAGWKNSVLHYVYIDIANGSLFAPFSDSSENSNYLSEIRQACHIIHAVLEKSKHYRRQLSESSRAQPNLNGHSNHTVSLVKEHGMTLEVSPQSKTDGQSQSPTSSRFVVVGRLFQSPAKEVYVCHRSDVPQNIVEMAFRLSFFSMG, encoded by the coding sequence ATGCGCAAGTCGCCGGGCAGCCTGGCCTCGGAGGCCTTCTCCAGTTCGAACTCCTCGCTGAGCAACTCGTACAGCGATGGCAGCGACCTGGCCAACTGGGAGGAGTACGTGACCACTGACGGGAGTCTCTTCTACATGGAGTATGTGAGAAATGAGAAGAATGGCGTCTCGGCGGAGCGGCGAGTGGAGTTCATGCGCCGATCGCTGCGCCTGGGAAAGAAGTCGTCGCGTCGCCAGCCGCACAGCAATAATCAGAGTCACAACCAAAACCAGTCCCACGGTCACAGCCAGTTGGATACCCAGACGGAGCCGCAAGAGTTCCGATTCTCACAGTTCAAGACGGCTGCCCCCGATCCCAAGAAACTGGATCTGGTTATCACAGCCGCCGATCGCTTCCGTTTCGGGCGACGATCCACTGCGGTGGAGTCCATACTGGGTTTCCGGGTGCTGCCCTTTCCGGATCAACCAGAATGCCTGATGGTCGATGGTTTCGTTCACGATCTGAGTGCGCTGCCGCACGGCATAAAACGGGGAGATTGGTTTAGATCCCTGAATGGCATAGAGTTGTATGCCAGCAATGTGGATGAGCTGCTCCAGCAGTTCGTGGAGCCCACCCAGGTGTGCCTAGGCTTTCAATCCTGCGGTGCGGCCAGTGCAGTTTCTCCCACCGATCCGGGGTACAATCCAAATACTCAAGAGGAGCAGGTGTGCAAAGTGGAGAACTTTACCATGTTCACGGAGAAGTTTGAGCAGATGTTGATAACGGAGGGGAACTTCGGCAGttccggaagttccgtggacataaAAATGCCCTTTGCTATGCTGCTACTTCCACCGGAGTGCTATCAGCATGAGCAGCAACAGGATTCCTTGTACTACTTTCCGGAAAACCCCGACAACTTTCTATTTAAGGCCCGTGGGAGTTTCCTCACCCTGCACGCCGTTCTCAGTGAACTGCATACCCAACCGTTGAGTTCGCGGCTCCTGGTGGATCAGGTGCAATACCACGTCAACTACCGACGCCTGAATGGGTTCCTAGTCCTCTTCGCCTACGCCGGAGGACTCTGCAGTGCAGCGGAGTGCAGCCTGCGATCGGATGAGCTGATAGGATACATACGCTTCTCTCTGCCGGGCTTGGTCCTGGAGAGCTTTAATCAGGAGGGAGAGCCGGGCATTAGTTCGAAACTGAGGCTTTTCCTGCGACACTTTTGTGAAATCCAAAGGATCCGGCTCGTAGCCGGATGTCAAGGTCATATTCGTTTCGAAGAGCTCCTGGGCCAGTCCCGCAGCCTACCACTGCCCAAGGAAGCGCAGCTGCGCATCTTTGATGCTCTGAGTGAAATGGAGGCCATGGATTATCGCAATTGGAACGATGAGCCACTCACCACTCACCGCGAGTTCTTCATCTACGGAAGTGCGCTGTACTACGATGGATTCCTGGTGGCCAGCCTGCTGCCACCGGAAGTGAGGGTGAGTGTAGAAGGATTCCTGCGCTGCCGAGGGATCTTCGAGTTGCTCGGGGCTGCTCCGGGAATTAAAGTTCGCGAGATGTACGTGTGGGAGGAGATAGTGTTGCCCAGTGCCACAGGGCGATATTTCCTTACAATCTGCACCAAGAACCACTTGAGTCTGGCTGTGATCTTAAAGATCTTCGATGCTCCGGACATGGCTCCTGATGCGGTGGTGGGTCCATCGCTCTTTTACATCGAGGAGATTCAGGAGACGCTGGACCACCTTGTGCAATGCGGCATAGAGTCCCTGGCCATGTTCTGGTCCGTTTCCAATAAGAGACCCGAGGTGCTGGACGCCTCTGCCAGTGAGACCAGGGATCAGGAGAAGGAGCCGAACAACCGACTGGAGTCCTTCCTCAAGCAGAAGCTTACCGTACTGAGTCCATCGGTGGAAGAGGAGGCCCAACTGTGCTCGTCCTTGGGTGGGTCTTCCATACACAGTCTGACTCCCAGTGAGGACGAGTCCTGCCGCAGGCGATTAACCCCCATCCATGGTGCTGCCGATGATTCGGACAGCGGTTCCGATTGGGAGAACTTCGCCGTACAGCATCCACTCCATTATGGACTAAATCTCGGGGCCGAGAGCCACAATCAGACCCAGATGACGGAGTCCATGTGGAAGGAGATCAACAACGTGGTGCCGGTCAAGATATCCGCTGGCTGGAAGAATTCCGTGCTGCACTACGTCTACATCGACATAGCTAATGGGTCCTTGTTTGCACCATTTAGCGACAGCTCTGAGAACTCCAACTACCTCTCCGAGATTCGTCAGGCGTGTCACATAATCCACGCCGTGCTGGAGAAATCCAAGCACTATCGCAGGCAGCTATCGGAATCCTCGAGAGCACAGCCAAACTTAAACGGGCACAGTAACCACACAGTGTCGCTGGTCAAGGAGCACGGCATGACCCTCGAGGTCAGTCCGCAATCCAAGACCGACGGGCAATCGCAGTCCCCGACAAGCAGTCGCTTCGTTGTGGTTGGTCGTCTCTTTCAGTCGCCAGCCAAGGAAGTCTACGTGTGTCACCGATCCGATGTTCCCCAGAATATAGTCGAAATGGCCTTCCGATTGTCCTTTTTCTCCATGGGATAA
- the LOC122615830 gene encoding uncharacterized protein LOC122615830 → MDKMTATWMLCLVLSSTVTAIAEESGSGQFNVTGNPSDTETAPKLPSEVQKAVCTVTAGEVRASAEAVTTKTLKGVCGSDEMNMAFRSLENKLYEELRVMKLILVHLAKANGLKLNTALSTSLPTPPPTMRPITAAVPQIFKPIDPPKKPSNATNLKAEENEVAPDFGLKKTPTLKNLESNANLGARETEVDKFNNTVLADQDVKLFTYYWKLENGTELIKAPKLATVSSPIFSFKGKSLQLKCTFHHMNRELLNLQLGYGIFNPKSNPGQSNNILLEMDGIFQNTKWTEDIQLKHKISILDQSHTHRRTQDLSSQVLNKLDMGFSIPNSVLLGSSYIKQNALLIQILLYL, encoded by the exons ATGGATAAGATGACAGCTACGTGGATGCTGTGCCTTGTTCTCTCCTCCACGGTGACGGCGATAGCGGAGGAATCGGGCAGCGGTCAGTTCAACGTCACTGGGAATCCCTCGGATACGGAAACTGCTCCAAAGTTACCCAGCGAAGTGCAAAAAGCTGTTTGCACTGTGACTGCCGGGGAGGTAAGGGCATCTGCCGAGGCTGTCACCACAAAAACCCTTAAGGGAGTGTGTGGATCAG ATGAAATGAACATGGCCTTCCGGAGTCTAGAGAACAAACTGTACGAAGAGCTTCGAGTAATGAAACTGATTTTGGTGCACTTAGCCAAGGCAAATGGACTTAAACTCAATACTGCCCTTTCCACATCACTGCCGACTCCACCCCCGACTATGAGGCCAATCACAGCCGCTGTGCCGCAAATCTTTAAGCCCATAGACCCTCCCAAGAAGCCTTCCAATGCAACCAATTTGAAAGCCGAAGAAAACGAAGTTGCTCCAGACTTCGGACTCAAGAAGACTCCCACTCTGAAAAACTTGGAGTCAAACGCAAATCTTGGAGCTCGGGAAACTGAAGTCGATAAATTTAACAATACTGTGCTGGCCGATCAAGATGTAAAGTTGTTCACATACTATTGGAAGTTGGAGAACGGCACAGAACTTATCAAAGCACCTAAATTGGCCACTGTCAGTAGCCCAATATTCAGCTTTAAAG GAAAGTCCTTACAACTAAAGTGCACTTTCCATCACATGAATCGCGAACTGCTGAACCTGCAACTAGGATATGGCATCTTTAATCCGAAATCCAACCCTGGTCAAAGCAATAACATCTTGTTAGAAATGGACGGAATTTTCCAGAATACTAAGTGGACCGAAGATATTCAGCTGAAGCACAAAATTTCCATACTGGATCAAAGTCATACCCACCGAAGAACGCAAGATCTGAGTTCACAGGTGCTGAACAAGCTGGACATGGGCTTCTCTATCCCGAACAGCGTGCTTCTCGGTAGCTCTTACATCAAGCAAAATGCGCTGTTGATTCAGattcttttatatttgtaa